A part of Phoenix dactylifera cultivar Barhee BC4 chromosome 2, palm_55x_up_171113_PBpolish2nd_filt_p, whole genome shotgun sequence genomic DNA contains:
- the LOC103708066 gene encoding D-xylose-proton symporter-like 2 isoform X1 has product MASAASDAELSRVHQKEAKGSEIDNPREPLINSVGFHESYSANAAILPFLFPALGALLYGYDIGATSSATISLESSALSGTTWYNLSSLEIGLVVSGSLYGALIGSILAFNIADFLGRRRELILSSVLYLVGALITALAPSYPVMVVGRFVYGIGIGLAMHAAPMYIAETAPSQIRGILISLEEFFVVIGMLFGYVAGSFVVGLVAGWRYIYAASSLVCLIMGIGMWWLPPSPRWLLLCAIQGERNMLDAKEFAFFCLCRLRGQAVDDSASKQINAILSELSYSDEEKQATLCEIFQGKCLKALVIGAGLVFFQQVTGQPSVLYYAATILQSAGFSAASDAIHVSILLGLLKLVMAGTAVVAVDRLGRRPLLIGGVSWIAISLFLLSSYYTLLNDSPFVAVIALLLYVGCYQLSFGPIGWLLISEVFPLRLRGRALSIAVLVNFASNALVTFAFSPLEALVGTGILFAGFGVIAVGALLFIFFVIPETKGLTLEEIEAKIL; this is encoded by the exons ATGGCGTCGGCGGCCTCCGATGCGGAGCTGTCTAGGGTTCATCAGAAAGAA GCAAAAGGGAGTGAAATAGACAATCCAAGAGAGCCTTTGATCAATAGTGTTGGTTTTCATGAGAGCTATTCTGCCAATGCGGCGATTCTTCC GTTTTTATTCCCAGCATTAGGAGCACTGCTTTATGGCTATGACATCGGCGCTACCTCCAGTGCTACAATTTCTCTGGAG TCATCAGCATTAAGCGGGACAACATGGTACAATTTATCGTCATTGGAAATTGGGCTTGTG GTCAGTGGTTCTCTCTATGGTGCCTTGATTGGTTCTATTTTGGCATTTAATATAGCTGATTTTTTAG GAAGACGAAGGGAATTAATTCTCTCTTCTGTTCTATATCTTGTTGGAGCTCTAATAACAGCATTGGCTCCTAGTTACCCTGTTATGGTGGTTGGACGCTTTGTCTATGGGATAGGAATTGGACTG GCTATGCATGCTGCTCCAATGTATATTGCGGAGACTGCTCCAAGTCAAATTCGAGGCATACTTATCTCTTTGGAGGAGTTCTTTGTAGTTATCGGAATGCTT TTTGGTTATGTAGCTGGCAGTTTCGTTGTTGGTTTGGTAGCTGGATGGCGCTATATTTATGCTGCCAGTTCCCTAGTATGTCTAATAATGGGAATTGGAATGTGGTGGTTGCCACCATCACCTCGATGGCTGCTTTTGTGCGCCATACAGGGGGAAAGAAACATGTTAGATGCTAAAGAATTTGCCTTTTTCTGCTTGTGTCGGCTGAGGGGTCAAGCTGTTGATGATTCAGCTTCAAAACAAATCAATGCAATTCTGAGTGAACTTTCATATTCTGATGAAGAAAAACAAGCAACATTATGTGAGATTTTTCAAGGAAAATGCCTGAAAGCCCTTGTAATTGGTGCTGGATTGGTCTTCTTTCAGCAG GTCACAGGGCAACCAAGTGTGTTATACTATGCTGCAACAATCCTTCAG AGTGCAGGGTTTTCTGCAGCATCTGATGCTATTCACGTCTCAATTCTTCTTGGTTTACTGAAG CTAGTTATGGCTGGGACTGCTGTTGTTGCGGTAGACAGACTTGGTAGAAGGCCTTTACTGATTGGAGGTGTTAGTTGGATA GCAATCTCTTTGTTCCTACTATCCTCATATTACACCTTGTTAAATGATTCACCATTTGTGGCTGTAATTGCATTGCTGCTATATGTTGGTTGCTATCAG TTGTCATTTGGTCCAATTGGTTGGCTGCTGATTTCGGAGGTTTTCCCTTTACGACTAAGAGGGCGTGCCTTAAGTATAGCGGTGCTTGTGAACTTTGCTTCAAACGCTCTGGTGACTTTTGCTTTCTCGCCATTGGAG GCTTTGGTAGGAACTGGCATCCTCTTTGCTGGTTTTGGAGTTATTGCAGTGGGCGCTCTTCTGTTCATATTCTTTGTCATACCAGAAACAAAGGGGCTCACTCTGGAGGAAATTGAGGCCAAGATTTTATAG
- the LOC103708066 gene encoding D-xylose-proton symporter-like 2 isoform X2 codes for MRAILPMRRFFPLGALLYGYDIGATSSATISLESSALSGTTWYNLSSLEIGLVVSGSLYGALIGSILAFNIADFLGRRRELILSSVLYLVGALITALAPSYPVMVVGRFVYGIGIGLAMHAAPMYIAETAPSQIRGILISLEEFFVVIGMLFGYVAGSFVVGLVAGWRYIYAASSLVCLIMGIGMWWLPPSPRWLLLCAIQGERNMLDAKEFAFFCLCRLRGQAVDDSASKQINAILSELSYSDEEKQATLCEIFQGKCLKALVIGAGLVFFQQVTGQPSVLYYAATILQSAGFSAASDAIHVSILLGLLKLVMAGTAVVAVDRLGRRPLLIGGVSWIAISLFLLSSYYTLLNDSPFVAVIALLLYVGCYQLSFGPIGWLLISEVFPLRLRGRALSIAVLVNFASNALVTFAFSPLEALVGTGILFAGFGVIAVGALLFIFFVIPETKGLTLEEIEAKIL; via the exons ATGAGAGCTATTCTGCCAATGCGGCGATTCTTCC CATTAGGAGCACTGCTTTATGGCTATGACATCGGCGCTACCTCCAGTGCTACAATTTCTCTGGAG TCATCAGCATTAAGCGGGACAACATGGTACAATTTATCGTCATTGGAAATTGGGCTTGTG GTCAGTGGTTCTCTCTATGGTGCCTTGATTGGTTCTATTTTGGCATTTAATATAGCTGATTTTTTAG GAAGACGAAGGGAATTAATTCTCTCTTCTGTTCTATATCTTGTTGGAGCTCTAATAACAGCATTGGCTCCTAGTTACCCTGTTATGGTGGTTGGACGCTTTGTCTATGGGATAGGAATTGGACTG GCTATGCATGCTGCTCCAATGTATATTGCGGAGACTGCTCCAAGTCAAATTCGAGGCATACTTATCTCTTTGGAGGAGTTCTTTGTAGTTATCGGAATGCTT TTTGGTTATGTAGCTGGCAGTTTCGTTGTTGGTTTGGTAGCTGGATGGCGCTATATTTATGCTGCCAGTTCCCTAGTATGTCTAATAATGGGAATTGGAATGTGGTGGTTGCCACCATCACCTCGATGGCTGCTTTTGTGCGCCATACAGGGGGAAAGAAACATGTTAGATGCTAAAGAATTTGCCTTTTTCTGCTTGTGTCGGCTGAGGGGTCAAGCTGTTGATGATTCAGCTTCAAAACAAATCAATGCAATTCTGAGTGAACTTTCATATTCTGATGAAGAAAAACAAGCAACATTATGTGAGATTTTTCAAGGAAAATGCCTGAAAGCCCTTGTAATTGGTGCTGGATTGGTCTTCTTTCAGCAG GTCACAGGGCAACCAAGTGTGTTATACTATGCTGCAACAATCCTTCAG AGTGCAGGGTTTTCTGCAGCATCTGATGCTATTCACGTCTCAATTCTTCTTGGTTTACTGAAG CTAGTTATGGCTGGGACTGCTGTTGTTGCGGTAGACAGACTTGGTAGAAGGCCTTTACTGATTGGAGGTGTTAGTTGGATA GCAATCTCTTTGTTCCTACTATCCTCATATTACACCTTGTTAAATGATTCACCATTTGTGGCTGTAATTGCATTGCTGCTATATGTTGGTTGCTATCAG TTGTCATTTGGTCCAATTGGTTGGCTGCTGATTTCGGAGGTTTTCCCTTTACGACTAAGAGGGCGTGCCTTAAGTATAGCGGTGCTTGTGAACTTTGCTTCAAACGCTCTGGTGACTTTTGCTTTCTCGCCATTGGAG GCTTTGGTAGGAACTGGCATCCTCTTTGCTGGTTTTGGAGTTATTGCAGTGGGCGCTCTTCTGTTCATATTCTTTGTCATACCAGAAACAAAGGGGCTCACTCTGGAGGAAATTGAGGCCAAGATTTTATAG
- the LOC103706352 gene encoding transmembrane 9 superfamily member 2-like: MKIEWAVLLILLLVCGWRVEADGSDHRYKEGDRVPLYANKVGPFHNPSETYRYYDLPFCSPDHVTEKKEALGEVLNGDRLVDAPYELNFREDRESTTICKKSLSEEDIAKLRDAVAKDYYFQMFYDDLPFWGFIGKIDKDNLDPSENKYLLFKHIHFDIFYNDDRVIEINVQTDPNLAVDITEEKAVDVEFAYSVTWKNTAVPFEKRMEKYSKSSSLPQHLEIHWFSIINSCVTVLLLTGFLATILMRVLKNDFIKYSHDEESLEDQEETGWKYIHGDVFRFPKYKSLFSAVIGSGTQLLTLAMFIFLLALVGVFYPYNRGALFTALVVIYALTSGIAGYTATSFYLQLEGTTWVRNLILTGCLFCGPLFLTFCFLNTVAIAYKATAALPFGTILVIILIWMLVTSPLLVLGGISGKNSKTEFQAPCRTTKYPREIPQLPWYRGTIPQMAMAGFLPFSAIYIELYYIFASVWGHKIYTIYSILFIVFIILIIVTAFITVALTYFQLAVEDHEWWWRSVLCGGSTGIFIFFYCLYYYHARSDMSGFMQTSFFFGYMACICYGFFLMLGTVGFRASLLFVRHIYRSIKCE; this comes from the exons ATGAAGATAGAGTGGGCGGTTCTGCTGATCCTGTTGTTGGTTTGTGGTTGGAGAGTCGAAGCGGATGGGTCGGATCACAGGTATAAGGAAGGAGATCGTGTCCCTCTGTATGCCAACAAAGTGGGACCTTTTCACAACCCAAG TGAGACATATCGGTACTATGATTTGCCATTTTGTTCGCCAG ATCATGTGACTGAGAAGAAGGAAGCACTTGGGGAGGTTCTCAATGGTGATcgtttggttgatgcaccataTGAGTTGAACTTTCGGGAGGACAGAGAGTCGACAACTATCTGTAAAAAATCCTTGTCAGAAGAAGATATCGCAAAGCTTAGAGATGCAGTTGCAAAAGACTACTACTTTCAGATGTTCTATGATGACTTGCCCTTTTGGGGATTCATTGGGAAGATTGACAAGGACAATCTTGACCCAAGCGAGAACAAATACTTGCTCTTTAAACACATCCACTTCGATATTTTCTACAATGATGACCGTGTTATAGAAATAAATGTCCAAACTGACCCAAATTTGGCTGTGGATATTACGGAGGAGAAGGCAGTTGATGTCGAGTTTGCGTACTCTGTGACATGGAAAAATACTGCTGTTCCTTTTGAGAAAAGAATGGAAAAATATTCAAAATCTTCCTCACTGCCCCAACATCTAGAGATCCATTGGTTTTCTATAATTAATTCATGTGTAACAGTCCTTCTTCTAACTGGGTTTCTGGCTACAATTCTCATGCGTGTGCTCAAGAATGACTTCATTAA ATACTCGCATGATGAAGAATCTCTTGAAGACCAAGAAGAAACTGGATGGAAGTATATTCATGGGGATGTCTTTCGATTTCCAAAGTACAAGTCCTTGTTTTCAGCTGTTATTGGATCTGGAACTCAGCTCTTAACTCT TGCAATGTTCATCTTCCTCCTTGCACTAGTTGGTGTGTTCTATCCTTACAACAGGGGAGCTCTTTTCACAGCTCTGGTAGTCATATATGCTCTAACCTCTGGTATTGCTGGTTACACGGCTACCTCCTTTTATTTGCAACTCGAAGGGACCACCTGG GTGAGGAATTTGATATTGACAGGCTGCTTGTTCTGTGGGCCGCTGTTCTTAACATTTTGCTTCCTTAATACTGTTGCCATTGCATACAAGGCAACTGCAGCCTTACCTTTTGGTACTATCCTTGTGATTATTCTCATATGGATGCTGGTAACTTCTCCTTTGCTTGTGTTGGGTGGTATTTCTGGTAAGAACAGCAAGACAGAATTCCAAGCTCCATGCCGCACCACAAAGTATCCTAGAGAAATCCCTCAGTTACCATGGTACAGAGGGACTATTCCTCAGATGGCAATGGCAGGATTTCTTCCTTTCAGTGCTATCTACATTGAGCTATACTACATATTTGCTAGTGTATGGGGTCACAAAATTTACACCATATACAGCATCCTCTTTATTGTTTTCATTATTCTCATCATTGTTACGGCATTTATCACGGTGGCGTTGACATATTTCCAGCTTGCTGTTGAGGACCACGAGTGGTGGTGGAG GTCTGTTCTTTGTGGTGGTTCCACTGGTATATTCATCTTCTTCTACTGCTTATACTACTATCATGCAAGATCGGATATGTCTGGTTTTATGCAGACATCCTTCTTTTTTGGTTACATGGCTTGCATCTGCTATGGATTCTTCCTCATGTTGGGGACTGTTGGCTTCCGTGCTTCCTTGCTATTTGTGCGGCATATATATCGTTCAATCAAGTGTGAGTAG
- the LOC103706367 gene encoding uncharacterized protein LOC103706367, which yields MEGRNWADLPDLALFSVLLSLSSLPDLFSFAGVCRAWRSFLRSAAPELYLSSRPPLLLCPPHRQPHRRVFQLSPNTTASDFRLYALDHPSTSFKSLLSNETLATLCFGYSHGHLLLLRRPREALLADVLTGAEIHPPTLPPDRYTYYYAALTAPPSSPDCRILLFYSRYALLCCRLGDPYPGWTKLRLQPGVSYIARVLSFKGRIFAVDHGAKLLAFDFDPDFRVEMLKVGGLRPMPAQNRWQFGPQLVECGGKLLLVLFFQERSRWETRVDAYRLDFERMVWAQVESLGDFSLFIDCGGRCPVSCANPGSWGGRSNCIYLAGLDCACWKQYSLDDKTWREYSPAGKMISSGSFPPLIDPPLLPCWPSPFWVYPSLFFGP from the coding sequence ATGGAGGGACGAAACTGGGCGGACCTCCCCGACCTCGCCCTCTTCTccgtcctcctctccctctcctccctccctgaCCTCTTCTCCTTCgccggcgtctgccgcgcctggCGATCCTTCCTCCGTTCCGCTGCCCCCGAACTCTACCTCTCCTCCcgcccccctctcctcctctgccCGCCACATCGCCAACCTCACCGCCGCGTTTTCCAACTCTCCCCCAACACCACCGCCTCCGATTTCCGCCTCTACGCCCTCGACCACCCTTCCACCTCCTTCAAATCCCTTCTTTCCAATGAAACCCTCGCCACCCTTTGCTTCGGCTACTCTCacggccacctcctcctcctccgccgcccccGCGAGGCCCTTCTCGCCGACGTCCTCACCGGCGCCGAGATCCACCCCCCTACTCTCCCCCCCGACCGCTATACCTACTACTACGCCGCCCTCACGGCCCCGCCGTCCTCCCCCGACTGCCGCATCCTCCTTTTCTACTCCAGATACGCTCTCTTGTGCTGCCGACTCGGCGATCCCTATCCCGGGTGGACCAAGCTCCGCCTGCAACCGGGCGTTTCATACATCGCACGTGTCCTCAGTTTCAAAGGCCGGATCTTTGCCGTAGATCACGGAGCAAAGCTTCTTGCTTTTGATTTCGATCCCGATTTCAGGGTGGAGATGTTGAAAGTGGGAGGACTTCGGCCGATGCCGGCTCAAAACCGGTGGCAGTTTGGTCCTCAGCTGGTGGAGTGCGGCGGAAAGCTGCTATTAGTCCTCTTTTTTCAAGAGAGGAGTAGGTGGGAAACAAGGGTTGATGCGTATAGATTGGACTTTGAGAGGATGGTCTGGGCACAAGTCGAGAGTCTGGGGGACTTCTCTTTGTTCATTGACTGCGGAGGGAGATGCCCGGTGTCGTGTGCTAATCCAGGCAGCTGGGGAGGGAGGAGTAACTGCATCTATTTGGCAGGTCTCGATTGTGCATGCTGGAAGCAGTATTCTTTAGATGACAAGACTTGGAGAGAGTATTCTCCGGCTGGTAAGATGATTAGCTCCGGCTCCTTTCCACCTTTGATTGATCCTCCACTTCTGCCGTGCTGGCCTTCGCCATTCTGGGTGTATCCAAGTCTGTTTTTTGGACCCTGA